A stretch of Planococcus citri chromosome 5, ihPlaCitr1.1, whole genome shotgun sequence DNA encodes these proteins:
- the LOC135846567 gene encoding uncharacterized protein LOC135846567: MVNPPSTTTMSMIPTTVSIPATPTLQERLAMFGIPNITDAPVETTAIVVTLLMKLEIQDGILIVVFARSNLKRFCKKIISSYMPAKWKKNRATYHAAYKAFYEDTNKKSPFAEAASHIRKSFTTGAEHFANVCTSFYERASKLIHNLTEVYNSAYSTTDLLRLLTHIPKLDENEHRALHAITSLIEIR, translated from the exons ATGGTGAATCCTCCTTCCACGACGACGATGTCTATGATACCAACTACGGTTTCCATACCTGCCACGCCTACC TTACAAGAGCGTTTAGCAATGTTTGGTATTCCAAATATAACCGATGCCCCGGTTGAAACAACTGCTATAGTTGTCACGCTGCTCATGAAGCTT GAAATTCAAGACGGCATATTGATAGTTGTATTCGCTCGCTCGAACCTAAagcgattttgtaaaaaaattatatcgtcTTACATGCCCGCTAAATGGAAGAAAAATCGAGCCACTTATCATGCGGCCTATAAGGCATTCTATGAGGATACAAACAAGAAATCTCCTTTCGCTGAGGCTGCGTCACACATACGTAAATCATTTACTACTGGGGCAGAACACTTCGCTAATGTCTGCACTTCATTCTATGAACGCGCATCTAAACTCATTCACAATTTAACCGAGGTGTATAACTCAGCCTACAGTACTACAGATCTCCTGCGTTTGCTCACTCACATTCCCAAGTTAGATGAGAACGAGCACCGAGCTTTACACGCGATTACATCTCTGATTGAAATAAGATAA